The DNA window AAGGCGAGGTCCTTCAGCACGCTCGACAGTATCGGCCCGTAGTCGCCGGGGTTCTCGTTAAACCTTACGACCATGTAAACGAGGAACAGCCCGAATATCTCGCTTATCACCGCGTAGGAGAGGGCCACGTGGAGAAAGTCGCTCCCGAAGAACCTCTTGAGCCTGAGCACTATCGGGGCCGATGCTATTGACAGTATTGCCGCGGTTATGACGTTGTCCGGGCCGACGCGTCCCCCGGTGAATGGAATCGTCGTGAGGAACATCACCCCGTACGTGAGGATATAGAGAGGCAGGGTTTTCCTCCCCGCGTAGTGAAGCTCCTCGGGGGTCACCTCCAGGCCTGCGGATATCATGAGGAAGAACAGGCCCAGTTCCGCCAGCAGGCCCATCTGGTCCCTGGGCATGTCTATCAGGATCGCGCTCAGGATCATTCCCGCGGTGATTTCGCCGAGAAACCCCGGGTAGCCCAGCCTCTCGAATCCCTCAGCCAGGAGTCTTGCGAAGGCTATGATTACGAAGACGTACCCTATGATTTCCATGGCTTCCATTACGTCCGGGATGTTAATAATTTTTCTGCCGGCAACCTTTTATTCCCACGCGGAGAGTTTTAATCATGAGACACTATGAGATAGTCAGGATCAAGGAGAACGGCAAGGTTGAGCTGCCCCGGGATTACGCCTACGAGCTTGGCGTGGTGGAGGGCGCATATTTCCTCCTTGAGATAGACACCGACCTCAAGGAGGTTCACCTGGAAAGGGTGGCCCTGCCTGGAAAGAAGCTCGTAGAGGTTGAGCTCGTTGTGGAGGACCGTCCGGGGGTTCTGGCCAGGATCAGCGGTCTCTTCGGCAGGCACGGGGCCAATATACTCTTCAGCGAGTCAGAGGAGTTCGGTGCCATCGGACTGGCCGGCATCGTCGCGGTCGTGGACGTGAGCGGGATGAGCATAACCCTGGATGGCCTGAAAAATGAGCTCGCCTCCCTGTCCGCGGTGAAGGAGGTTCATCTAAACCCCCTGGAGTAGAATCATGGCTATGGTCACCATCACGAAAACCGCGGTGAGGATGTTCACATCCCTCCCGATTTCCCTGGGGCCGGCCCTTGGGCTCCTGTCGAGAACCCCGAGCCACTTCAGGAGTGCAAAGAGGAGGAGCGCGGAGGATAGATACAGGACCTCCCTGGGATTTACGCCTGCTCCAAGGTAAACGCCGGTTAGGATGGCCGCCAGCGCTAGGCCAAGCGGCGACAGCTTCCATGCCGCGGGCATTCCCGGGGCCTCACCCCGTCTCAGATGGTGGTTCAGTTTTGCGAAGGAAGTGAGTGTCCCGATGCTTCCCAAGGGGACTGCGAGTTTCCAAAGGCCTGACAGGCTTTCGTAGAGCAGTTCCTTTCCGTATGCCCCCACCAGTGGTCCTATTCCTCCTATCGCGAGGCTGAGGGTAAGGACGGAGGCTGCCATAACGGGCGCGTTCCTGTAGCCGAACTCCCCCGAGCTTTCTGCTCTCCCTCCCGAGCGAACCCACCGCCAGGAACAGGCCTCCCTTGAATATGGAGTGTGCCATCGCGTAGTACGCCGCCCCGACGAAGTTGAGGCTCCCAACGCCGAGGAGGACGTAGCCCATCTGGGAGACGGTGGAGTACGCCAGGAAGCGCTTTGCGTCCTGCTCGACCAGCATCATGCTAACGCCAAAGAACATTGATGCCACCGCCACCCCCATTACGGCCGCCCTGAAGGTTTCCCCGGAGGGAGGGCGGAGAGGAGGAGTATCATCCCGTAGGCGGGGGCCTTAACAACGGCGCCGCTCAGAACCGCGCTCACGGGAGTCGGCGCGCTCGAGTGGGCGTCCGGGAGCCAGGAATGGAGCGGGAAGATGCCTGCCTTGAGGAGAAGCGAGGTAAACGCCAGTGCCAGGGCGGTGTTTAGCTCCCTGGATGGCCCGGCACTCTCTCTGACGAGATCGACGTTGAGATAGCCGGTCTCCATGTAGATTATCCCGACCGCAAAGACGAAGAGGTACGATGCCAGCAGGGACATTATGAGGTACCTGAACGCAGCTCTCTTGGAGCCCTTTTCGTCCGAGAAGGCCACGAGCGCAAAGGCCGATACAGATGCTATCTCGGAATATATGTAGAAATTGAAGAAGTCCCGTGCTATGAACGCTCCCATAAGCCCCGTGTGGAGGAGCAGGAGGAGCGCGAGAACCTTCGGCGTCTTTTTGTTCCTGAAATCTAAGTAGTACAGGGAGTACAGGGCGACGAAGATGAAGAGCACAAGCTCACCCGCGATAAATGGCAGGTTCGTCCGCGTTAGCGCGACCTCTATTCCCGCCTCCCGCGCCCAGCCCCCGACGATCTCCGAACCAAGCCCATTTAAGAGAACGACCGGAACCGGCAGGAGGGCTCCGAGCAGAAAGACTCCCTGGATTAAGCTCCGTTTGGCCTTCAGCACATCGAGGAGCATGAGTATGAAAGCGGCCAGCAGGGGCAGCGCGGCCAGCAGGGGTATCATTCGCCGTCACCCCCCATCCGCATTATAACCGCGAGGGCTAGGGAGGTTATCGCGACGTCCACGACGAGGGTGGTGAGCATGAGCGTTGCCGGGAGCGGGTCAACGGGGTCCGTTGGCATTATCGGCACGTCCTTTTCGGGGGAGTACGCGAG is part of the Thermococcus celericrescens genome and encodes:
- a CDS encoding ACT domain-containing protein, giving the protein MRHYEIVRIKENGKVELPRDYAYELGVVEGAYFLLEIDTDLKEVHLERVALPGKKLVEVELVVEDRPGVLARISGLFGRHGANILFSESEEFGAIGLAGIVAVVDVSGMSITLDGLKNELASLSAVKEVHLNPLE
- a CDS encoding proton-conducting transporter transmembrane domain-containing protein, with translation MFFGVSMMLVEQDAKRFLAYSTVSQMGYVLLGVGSLNFVGAAYYAMAHSIFKGGLFLAVGSLGRESRKLGGVRLQERARYGSLRPYPQPRDRRNRTTGGGIRKGTALRKPVRPLETRSPLGKHRDTHFLRKTEPPSETG
- a CDS encoding proton-conducting transporter transmembrane domain-containing protein, encoding MIPLLAALPLLAAFILMLLDVLKAKRSLIQGVFLLGALLPVPVVLLNGLGSEIVGGWAREAGIEVALTRTNLPFIAGELVLFIFVALYSLYYLDFRNKKTPKVLALLLLLHTGLMGAFIARDFFNFYIYSEIASVSAFALVAFSDEKGSKRAAFRYLIMSLLASYLFVFAVGIIYMETGYLNVDLVRESAGPSRELNTALALAFTSLLLKAGIFPLHSWLPDAHSSAPTPVSAVLSGAVVKAPAYGMILLLSALPPGKPSGRP
- a CDS encoding cation:proton antiporter subunit C; the encoded protein is MISPEHAGILIMLVGIYGLMAKREPIKLVLSINIVSLGLVLFFIGLAYSPEKDVPIMPTDPVDPLPATLMLTTLVVDVAITSLALAVIMRMGGDGE